From Clostridium sp. SY8519:
CTCTTTTGACGTGGTTACTTCCAATCCGCCCTATATGATCGCGCAGCACGGACTGCAGAACGCGGAAAGCGCCAAAAGTATCGCCCGGCATGAGGTGCTCTGCACACTGGAGGACCTGATCCGGGAGAGCGCCCGGCTGCTGCGCCCCCAGGGCCGTTTTTATCTGGTGCACCGCCCGTTCCGGCTGGTCGATATCTTTGCGCTGATGCGGCAGTATGGCATAGAACCGAAGCGTATGAAGATGGTGCATCCCTTTGCGGACAAGGAGCCCAATATGGTACTGCTGGAGGGGTTCCGGGGCGGACGGCCCCGGCTGACGGTGGAAAAACCGCTGGTGATTTACCGGGAACCGGGAAAATATACGGAAGAACTGCTGACCGTCTATGGCTATTAGGCATTCGCCGGAATCCGCCGGATCTCCGGCACAGGAACACGCGGCAGACGCAAAAAGGAGCGGAATTATGGCAGAAAATAAAAATAAAGGAAAACTGTATCTTTGCGCGACGCCCATCGGCAATCTGGAGGACATTACGCTGCGCGTGCTGCGCACGCTGAAGGAAGTGGATCTGATCGCGGCGGAAGATACCCGCAATTCCATCCATCTGCTGAATCATTTTGACATTCATACGCCGATGACCAGCTATCATGAATACAACCGGATCGAAAAGGCCTATGATCTGGCCCGGCGTATGGAAAACGGGCAGAATGTGGCATTGATCACAGACGCGGGAACGCCTGGAATTTCCGATCCCGGAGAAGATCTGGTGCGGATCTGCATGGAACGGGGCATAGAAGTAACCTCCCTGCCGGGAGCCGCCGCCTGTGTGACCGCACTCTCCGAATCGGGTCTGCCGACCCGAAGATTTGCCTTTGAGGCTTTTCTGCCCTCTGACAAAAGGCAGCGGGCCAGAATCCTGGAAGAACTGAAGACAGAGACCCGGACGACGATTCTCTATGAGGCGCCTCATCATCTGAAAAAAACGCTGGCCCTGCTGCGGGATACGCTGGGAGACCGGCGTCTGACCATCTGCCGGGAACTGACGAAGCGCTATGAGACCATTCTGCCCATGACACTGGAAGCTGCCTGCCGGTACTATGAACAGGAAGAACCCCGGGGAGAATATGTCCTGGTGCTGGAGGGGCGCAGCCGGGAGGAGCTGGACCGGGAACAGCAGGCCTCCTGGGAGCAGATGTCCCTGACGGAACATATGGCCCGCTATACGGCCCGGGGGATCGACCGGAAAGAAGCCATGAAGCAGGTCGCCCGGGACCGGGGGATCGGCAAGCGGGACGTGTACCGCATGCTTCTGGAAGAAGAAAAGGATTAAGGGAAAAAAGAGGAACCGCCGGTTCCGGCAGATGCCGGAGTCGGCGGTTCCTCTTTTGGCAGGCGATGGGTTCTGCGGCCGGCGGGTTATGTCAGGGAATGCTTTTCATTCGGCCTCTGGGAGGTGCCCGGCGACGCTTTCACCCGGTCGCCGGGGCAATGGCCGGTGATGTTTACCCGGTCAGTTTCCGGAAGTGCCCGCGGTGCTGTCCGTCAGCGTAAACAGGGAAGTCTGCCGGTTCTTGCGGTCGATCAGGTGGTTGTATTCCAGACAGCGGTAATCGGCAATAAGGCCGGAGTAATTCGTTTTGTCGTTGTAGCTGTAATACCGGCCGCTGCGGTCCATATAGCCTACGGAATCCAGGACCGGAAGCTCCTGATACATGGCCGCCAGGAATTTCTGATAAGGGGTCTGGGGCAGACCGGCCAGTTGGGAAACCAGCGTGGAAAGATAGTTGGCGCTGATTTTGTCCAGGGTTTCCTCCGGAATGTCATAATTGGCCCAGATGACAAAGGGCGTGGTGTAGCGCTGCTGGGTCTGTTCCGTGCTTAAGGAATCCAGATCCGTACCGTACAGCGATTCATAGAAACTGTCTTCCACCGCGGGCTGATGATCACCGAACATGCAGATGATGGTGGGTTCTTTCACTTTCTGGAAGTACTGCACCAGCTGCTTGAAGGCACTGTCTGAATATTTGATCAGTGACAGATAGCGGGTGGCTTTTTCATAATTTCCGGCAGGCCTGCGGATAGAGATGCCTTTCTTGAAATTGTCGTAATCCATCGCGTATCCGCCGTGATTCTGCATGGTTACGTTGAACAGGAAAAAGGGTTTGGAAGTGTCCCGCTTGCGGTACATGCTCTCCACCATCCGGAAATCATAGGAATCGCTGACAAAGCGGCGCAGCAGCATGTTCCGGTTTGGATAGCGTTCCTTTAACAGCTGTTCGTATTCGTAGGAATCGTTATTTTTCTTATAGGTATTCAGAATATCCGCGTCTACGAAATCTTCGATGCTGACATAGCGGGGGAATCCGAAATTCTTGTATACATTAATCCGGTTCCAGCCGGAAGCGTAGTAGGGGTGGAAGGCCGTGGCGGAGTATCCCAGCTGTTTCATATTTGATACCAGGGTGGGCATGTGGTCGTCTTCTTTTATATAAGACTGGTATACATTGCTTCCGGCCGGCAGATAGGAGATGGAATCTCCGCTCAGGAATTCATATTCCGTATTGCTGGTGCCGGCGCCGAAGACGGGAACCTGCAGGGTGCCTTTGATGGTATTCCTGGTCAGGCTGTGGATAAACGGCATGTAGTCTTTGTTGGTTTTCAGATCCCCCAGGGTGCCCAGGTCTGCCAGGGATTCGTTCATGATGCAGATCACATTGGGCGTGGCCGTTCCGGCTTTATAAGTATCCTTTCCCGTCAGCAGACTGACGGAGGTGGAGGAATCGCCGTCGGTTTCGTATTTGGAGACTTCCCGGTCGATGAGGTCGGAAAGCTTGGTGACATCATATCCTTCCGGCTTGCTGATATGCAGGTATTTTAAATTCAGGCAGAAATTAAACAGGGTGCCGGTGTTGTGGTAGCCGCGGCTCTGATCCCAGAAATCCGGCTTGTAGCCCCGATTGGCCAGAAAACTGGTGCAGAACAGGATGAAAAGGACCACAAGGACATAAATGGCGGAAAGAACCCGGGCCAGGACCCGGGAAGCCCGGAAAAAGGGACGGACATTTTTCATTTCCTTATTCAGCAGATAGATCAGAAACATGAGAATGGAGGCGGTGATCAGCTGCCAGGTCAGTTCGTAGGTATAGCCGTCCGCCACTTCCATGCCGGTGCCGAAGGTGGAGATGTCCGTGGGAAGAAAGGGGGTGCCCCGGAACAGATCAACCCAGTAGTTCAGCATGGCCAGTACATACAGGGCAATATTCACCACCAGACCGCTTAAGTGATATCTGCCGGAAAACAGATAGACCAGCAGATAAAAGAACAGATAGACCGCATAGTTCAGCAGAAAGGTGGGTACGGAGAAATTGTAGATAAATTTCCCGTTGAAGGTCTCCACCATCTGCATGGAGGCGATGGGCATCAGGAAGAAAATGACAGTATAATAAGGTAAGGTCATTTTGTCACTGGTTGTGACACGCACGCCGATGAAAAAGCCGGCCAGAGGCGCGGCCAGCAGGGAAAAAGCCAGCACTGCGGCTCCGTAGGCGTTTCCCTCCTGCAAATAGAGATTCCGGTACCGAAGCACGAAAAGCAGCATAAATACAGTAACTGCCAGCGCCAGCAGGCGGATCCATTTGCGGGGGGCCAGCCGGAAGGAGATGTTTTCCTTGAAAAAAGCGCGTGGGGAGCGGCGGTTGGGGGAGTTGTTGGTCTGATTCATCATATGTCCATCCTGAATAAAAAAACGTCAGATGGAGGGTCCATGTGACGTACAGTAGCTGCTGAAGTCATAAAATGACAGGGGCAGTAAGCCGCCCCTCTGTGCCGGATCTTCCGGCACTGTAATCATTAAATAGCAGAACCGCGGTTCTGTCAATATCTGCGGCTTGCGGAAATTCTGAAATTTCTGTGAGGGAATCTTAAGAAATAAAGGGAAATGTGGTAAAATCAAGTAGAATACCGCGGGCGGCAGGATCCGCGGGAACAGGAAGCAGACAGGGAGGAGAGCAGCCTATGGATGAGATCAGACAGTTAAAGGAATGGATAGACGCATCTGAAGATATTGTATTTTTCGGCGGAGCAGGCGTGTCGACAGAGAGCGGCGTCCCGGATTTCCGCAGCAAGGACGGTCTGTACAACCAGCACGACGTCCGGTTCGATCAGTACCGGCCG
This genomic window contains:
- a CDS encoding tRNA1(Val) (adenine(37)-N6)-methyltransferase, coding for MDEKKVALKPGERIDDLQRNGYQIIQDPSRFCFGMDAVLLSGYAQVKEGERAIDLGTGTGIIPILLEAKTEGEDFTGLEIQPESADMARRSVELNHLQDRIHIVTGDIRDASNRFGASSFDVVTSNPPYMIAQHGLQNAESAKSIARHEVLCTLEDLIRESARLLRPQGRFYLVHRPFRLVDIFALMRQYGIEPKRMKMVHPFADKEPNMVLLEGFRGGRPRLTVEKPLVIYREPGKYTEELLTVYGY
- the rsmI gene encoding 16S rRNA (cytidine(1402)-2'-O)-methyltransferase; the protein is MAENKNKGKLYLCATPIGNLEDITLRVLRTLKEVDLIAAEDTRNSIHLLNHFDIHTPMTSYHEYNRIEKAYDLARRMENGQNVALITDAGTPGISDPGEDLVRICMERGIEVTSLPGAAACVTALSESGLPTRRFAFEAFLPSDKRQRARILEELKTETRTTILYEAPHHLKKTLALLRDTLGDRRLTICRELTKRYETILPMTLEAACRYYEQEEPRGEYVLVLEGRSREELDREQQASWEQMSLTEHMARYTARGIDRKEAMKQVARDRGIGKRDVYRMLLEEEKD
- a CDS encoding alkaline phosphatase family protein → MMNQTNNSPNRRSPRAFFKENISFRLAPRKWIRLLALAVTVFMLLFVLRYRNLYLQEGNAYGAAVLAFSLLAAPLAGFFIGVRVTTSDKMTLPYYTVIFFLMPIASMQMVETFNGKFIYNFSVPTFLLNYAVYLFFYLLVYLFSGRYHLSGLVVNIALYVLAMLNYWVDLFRGTPFLPTDISTFGTGMEVADGYTYELTWQLITASILMFLIYLLNKEMKNVRPFFRASRVLARVLSAIYVLVVLFILFCTSFLANRGYKPDFWDQSRGYHNTGTLFNFCLNLKYLHISKPEGYDVTKLSDLIDREVSKYETDGDSSTSVSLLTGKDTYKAGTATPNVICIMNESLADLGTLGDLKTNKDYMPFIHSLTRNTIKGTLQVPVFGAGTSNTEYEFLSGDSISYLPAGSNVYQSYIKEDDHMPTLVSNMKQLGYSATAFHPYYASGWNRINVYKNFGFPRYVSIEDFVDADILNTYKKNNDSYEYEQLLKERYPNRNMLLRRFVSDSYDFRMVESMYRKRDTSKPFFLFNVTMQNHGGYAMDYDNFKKGISIRRPAGNYEKATRYLSLIKYSDSAFKQLVQYFQKVKEPTIICMFGDHQPAVEDSFYESLYGTDLDSLSTEQTQQRYTTPFVIWANYDIPEETLDKISANYLSTLVSQLAGLPQTPYQKFLAAMYQELPVLDSVGYMDRSGRYYSYNDKTNYSGLIADYRCLEYNHLIDRKNRQTSLFTLTDSTAGTSGN